The Flavobacterium sp. 140616W15 sequence GTACAATAATTTTCCTTCCATATTATAAATCTCAATTTCATCAATAGGATATTCCGACTGAATAAAAGTTTCCGCATTACTACTAGTAGGATTTGGATATACTTTTAATCCATTATCAATTTTAAACTCGTCATTACCTAGAGAACTATCGATTACTTCAAAAGAAACCCTGTTTGATACTTCGTCATAAGAATCATTAGTAAACATTACCAAAAAGTAATTTCCTTTTTCAGTAGGTAAATCTGTGGTAACAATAGCTTTAGTTCCTTCCGAAAGTCCTTCAAAATAAGTATAACTCACCAATGGTTTTTCGTTAGGATTATCTCCTTCATGATAAATTCCCAACCAATCTTTTACAATTCCGGGAGCATCTGTCCATGAAGCTGTAATTTGTTCGCCAAGATCATATACGGGTTTATTAATCCATAATTCGGTAACTACCGCTCCAACTTTAAAGAATACTTTATTTCCGATAGCATTAAAACTATCCTGCAAATAATATTCGGCATAATAATATCCTTTTGGTAAGTTGTTAAATGATTTAGTGTCTGCAACTGTGGTAACATATTGCCAACTTGTTGACGTAACACCAGATCCTGGATTTACTCCCATTCTATATATACCAATCCAATCTTTTGTCAATTGTGGTCCATTAGTATAATTAACAACTATTGGTGTTCCAACAGAATATTCCGTATTATCTGTAGTTAATACAGGAACTGGCCCAACATAAAAATATTTACGTGGTGCAATTTCTGTATACCCTCCATTAGAGAATATTACGGCATAATAACGTCCTTTATTAGCCAATCCGTTAGGGAAATTAATAAATCCGCTTGGACTGCCATTTGTATATTGCCAAGTTAAAGATGGTGTCGATGATCCCGGTGTTTGCCCTTCTTTATACAATCCTATCCAAGTTTTTGTACTCGCTGGTGCATCGGTAAAATCAACTTTAATAGGTGCACTTTGCAAATAAGTTAAAGCATCGGTAACAATCTCAGTATTCACATTATTACTTCCAGTAACAGTAAATGCTTGAGCATCGCTCCAAGGAGACCATTCAAGATTGCGATCTCTGTATCTTAACTTCACATAATACTTACCATTAGGAAGCGAGTTTGAAGCCAAATCCATCTTGGTAATATCTACACCTAGATTTATATCAACAGTTGAATCTTTTTGAGTCTTATATTTTCCGTATAAATTTTCGAAATCGCGATATACTTCTTTTTTAATTATATCAAATGTTGGCGTTTGCGAAATTAAAAACTGACTTGTATTTAATAACTCATTTGTTGTAGTGCTATATGCTGAACCTGATATCGTTAAAGGTAAAGTAACATTTGCTGTAAAAGTATTTGTAATAGCTGGCTTTACTGGTGCAACTTTGTTTTTATACCTATGAAACTCGTCCATTAATTGGTTATTTTTCCATTTATCAACGCTTCCGATTGAATAGCTTTCGATATCCATTTTTCCGTTTGTAACATCAATATCTACAATTTGGTAAATCCAATTGCATATTGTTTTCTGTACATCTTCAAAGTCTTGTTCTGTAGATGATCCCCAATATTGATCCCACGCTGTTCCTCCCGAAATAATATTATAGGTTGGTGTGTTTTTTAATTGTCCTCTGTGATACAAATGATGGTGCGCCCCAATATGTATAGAATATTTTGGAGATGTTACCAATAAAGGAACAGCTGTATTACGAACCCATGTAGAGATATCTCCAACATATTGCTCTGCCTGATATGGTCTGTGGCTAAGTGAAAAAATCCACTCTACGGTATTATCTGTATTTGCGGCAGCAAGAACCTGTTGCAACCAAGTTAACTGCGCAGCTCCTGTATGCTCTGAGCTTAAACTGATAAATAAAACATTACCCGCTTGTTGTGCATAATAATTTTCTGTGCCTGATGAAATTCCTTTATAAGAAAGCTCACTAATATAGAAATGATCGTAATACGAATTCATACCAAGTGTTCCGTAGGTTTCATGGTTTCCTACTGTGGTCTGAATCGGAATATTACCTGATAACCCCCTATTCTTTTTAAAGTGTACGTTTTCGTAATGATCTAAAGTTCCTACATCGACTTGATCCCCCACCATAAATGTCATCGAAATATTATCTTCAGGAGATAATGTTGAACCCCATTTTTGTTTTATTTTTCTTTTTGCTGCCGATACTAATGAATCGTAACGAGGTACAGCTTTTAACTGATTATCTCCCATAATCAAAAAGCGAATATGTCCATCGGCAGTAGCCGCTTGCCCTGGATTAGGCAATGTTTTAAAGGAATAAACCGTTGAGACGTCTGTACCCGTTTTTATGCGGTAATAATATTTTGTGTTTGGCGAAAGGTTAATCAGTTTCGCGCTGTGGTAAAAATAATTCCCAGGATAGCCAGAATCTGTAAAAACATTGGTATTACCAGTAACTGTAACATTAAGATTAGCTTCAGTTGTTCCGTATTCTACAATAGTTTCTGGATTACTATCTGTTTTCCAGTTAACATAAACAGAGGTGGGAGTTGCGTTTTGTAAATAAGGAAATAGTTTTTGTGCTTGTGTAGTAAAGCCTATTCCTAAAAGTAATAGTAAAAAATAGAGTTGTTTCATGAGTTGTTGTTTCGTTGTTAGACGAAGCAAAAGTATTCTTCCAAAATGCAAATACTTTTAAGACAACATTACCCTTCTTTTATCTTTACTTCTCTTTATTGTAAAATTAATAATCCACCATTTATCTATAATAGGAACATGGATGACAAAGATCTGCCAAGGCGAAAACGCGGATAAAAACGGATTTCATCAGCTTCTTTACTTTAGCAAATCCGCGTCATCCGCGTTCTATTCTCTATTCTCTATTCTCTATTCTCTATTCTCTATTCTCTATTCTCTAATACAAAATACTAAGCTACAACTGTCTTTTTTTCTTTCCCAAAAGAAATCCAAGTTAGCTTATGCCACAACGCTTCTAATGGTCCTTGTTTATGTGTTTTAAGCCACCATGTACAGAATCCCAATTGGAGTAAAAACAAAACGATACCTATAAGCAATCCAAATGTTGCGCCTGTATATTGGTATAATCCTAAACCATAGCGATAGTAAATAAATGATCCTAAAATAGATTGAGTAAAATAACTTGTTAAACTCATTTTTCCAAAAGGAATTAACTTTATTAAAACTCTATTCACTGCTTCTTTTTGGTATAACAATACAAATGAGCTTACCAAAACAACCATAAAAGTAACGTTAGACCAAGAAGTAAAAATGATCAATAAACTGTTTACAATATCTTTGTTTGCAATAAGTACTGGTAAGTACGTTTTGAATGCAAACAGCGGAATAAATAATACAATTGCAAATAGCAATGCCTTTTTCCAAAATGCAATACTAGCCGCCGAAGCAACAAAAAGCTGTTTTCTTCCTGCAATCATCCCAAACATGAATAATGCTGGTGCCTGAAAAAATCTTCCGTTTTCCCATGACCAAAATACCGAAGCCCATCTCCCTATAGATATATTACCCACGGTGTGATCTACAAATGAATTTCCGCTTAAATAGCTATACATATCTCCATAATAAGCATTTGATCTATTAACAGGAAGTATATAATCAGGATTAAAAAGAATATTAAAAAAATTAAACCATTCCATTGGAAGCATTAATAAGAAAGTTGCTATTATCAATACATATTTGGTGTTTAAATTACAAACTGGAATTAATATTAATCCTAAAACGGCATACATCATTAATATATCACCTGAGAAAAATAGTGTATTTACTAATCCAAAAACAAATAATATAGCAAGTCGCCAAACATATCTCCATCTAAAATCATTTCCTTTTTTACGCTGATTGTCATATTGAATAAAAAAACTAAAACCAAAAAGAAGCGAAAAGATTGCATACGACTTTCCTGCAAAAAGAAAGAATAATGTATCCCAAATTATCTTGTCTAATACTTTAATAGGTTCAGGCAAATATTCCGGCAAATAATAAAAATCAAAGTGTTCTAAATTATGAAGTAACATAATCGCCATGATGGCTAAACCACGTAATGCATCTATGACTTCTATACGAGGAGATTTTAAACTAAAAGCATTTTCTGACATAATATTTTAAGGATTAATTTATAGTATATTAGCTCAAATATAATTTTATTTCGCAAAAATTCACAATCGAAATCCTCAATTATAATACAGTCTAACAGCCTAATTTTCAATTATTCTTAACTATTTTTCATAAAATTAAAAATCAAATAATAAAACATTTTATAGGAATTATATAACGTTCTTTTTGAGGTATTCGTTAATTTCACAAAGAGACAAATAATGATTGTCATTTTTAATTAATTTAAAAACACAAAATCATGAAAAATAAATTATCTACAATACTAGTCGCTTTAATTATATCATTATCTCTTAGCAGTTGTGAGGTCGTAGAAGGCATTTTTAAAGCAGGAATGGGCGTCGGTGCTTTTGCTGTAATTATTATAATCGTTTTAATAATTTACATAATCAGCAAACT is a genomic window containing:
- a CDS encoding fibronectin type III domain-containing protein, encoding MKQLYFLLLLLGIGFTTQAQKLFPYLQNATPTSVYVNWKTDSNPETIVEYGTTEANLNVTVTGNTNVFTDSGYPGNYFYHSAKLINLSPNTKYYYRIKTGTDVSTVYSFKTLPNPGQAATADGHIRFLIMGDNQLKAVPRYDSLVSAAKRKIKQKWGSTLSPEDNISMTFMVGDQVDVGTLDHYENVHFKKNRGLSGNIPIQTTVGNHETYGTLGMNSYYDHFYISELSYKGISSGTENYYAQQAGNVLFISLSSEHTGAAQLTWLQQVLAAANTDNTVEWIFSLSHRPYQAEQYVGDISTWVRNTAVPLLVTSPKYSIHIGAHHHLYHRGQLKNTPTYNIISGGTAWDQYWGSSTEQDFEDVQKTICNWIYQIVDIDVTNGKMDIESYSIGSVDKWKNNQLMDEFHRYKNKVAPVKPAITNTFTANVTLPLTISGSAYSTTTNELLNTSQFLISQTPTFDIIKKEVYRDFENLYGKYKTQKDSTVDINLGVDITKMDLASNSLPNGKYYVKLRYRDRNLEWSPWSDAQAFTVTGSNNVNTEIVTDALTYLQSAPIKVDFTDAPASTKTWIGLYKEGQTPGSSTPSLTWQYTNGSPSGFINFPNGLANKGRYYAVIFSNGGYTEIAPRKYFYVGPVPVLTTDNTEYSVGTPIVVNYTNGPQLTKDWIGIYRMGVNPGSGVTSTSWQYVTTVADTKSFNNLPKGYYYAEYYLQDSFNAIGNKVFFKVGAVVTELWINKPVYDLGEQITASWTDAPGIVKDWLGIYHEGDNPNEKPLVSYTYFEGLSEGTKAIVTTDLPTEKGNYFLVMFTNDSYDEVSNRVSFEVIDSSLGNDEFKIDNGLKVYPNPTSSNAETFIQSEYPIDEIEIYNMEGKLLYATKNVNNNKFSLINQDLPKGVYILKIHSRKLFTAKLIVK
- a CDS encoding DUF418 domain-containing protein codes for the protein MSENAFSLKSPRIEVIDALRGLAIMAIMLLHNLEHFDFYYLPEYLPEPIKVLDKIIWDTLFFLFAGKSYAIFSLLFGFSFFIQYDNQRKKGNDFRWRYVWRLAILFVFGLVNTLFFSGDILMMYAVLGLILIPVCNLNTKYVLIIATFLLMLPMEWFNFFNILFNPDYILPVNRSNAYYGDMYSYLSGNSFVDHTVGNISIGRWASVFWSWENGRFFQAPALFMFGMIAGRKQLFVASAASIAFWKKALLFAIVLFIPLFAFKTYLPVLIANKDIVNSLLIIFTSWSNVTFMVVLVSSFVLLYQKEAVNRVLIKLIPFGKMSLTSYFTQSILGSFIYYRYGLGLYQYTGATFGLLIGIVLFLLQLGFCTWWLKTHKQGPLEALWHKLTWISFGKEKKTVVA